The following are encoded together in the Triticum dicoccoides isolate Atlit2015 ecotype Zavitan chromosome 6B, WEW_v2.0, whole genome shotgun sequence genome:
- the LOC119322398 gene encoding UDP-rhamnose/UDP-galactose transporter 6-like, which yields MGVAPGSKAERKAALDAGAWMFNVVTSVGIIMANKALMATHGFSFATTLTGLHFLTTILMTSVMKWLGYIQPSYLPLQELVKFVFFANLSIVGMNVSLMWNSVGFYQIAKLCIIPVLCFLEILFDKVRYSRDTKLSIMLVLVGVAVCTVTDVSVNSQGLIAAIIAVWSTALQQHYVHHLQRKYSLGSFHLLGHTAPAQAASLLIFGPFVDLWLTDKRVDTFGYTMVVTFFIVLSCIIAVGTNLSQFICIGRFTAVSFQVLGHMKTILVLTLGFFLFGKEGLNFHVALGMTIAIIGMIWYGIASSKPGGKERQVYIPISEKTQKHGILSSQSELDLKV from the exons ATGGGTGTGGCACCAGGAAGCAAGGCAGAGAGAAAAGCAGCATTAGATGCTGGAGCATGGATGTTCAATGTTGTGACATCTGTTGGTATAATCATGGCCAACAAAGCCTTAATGGCTACACATGGTTTTAGTTTTG CTACAACGTTAACTGGGCTGCATTTCCTAACCACGATCTTGATGACATCAGTAATGAAATGGTTGGGATATATTCAGCCATCGTACTTACCATTGCAAGAACTAGTAAAATTTGTCTTCTTTGCAAACTTATCAATTGTTGGGATGAATGTTAGCTTGATGTGGAACTCTGTTGGATTCTATCAG ATTGCCAAGTTATGTATTATTCCAGTTTTGTGTTTTCTAGAAATCCTCTTTGACAAAGTTCGTTACTCAAGAGATACAAAGCTCAGTATAATGCTTGTCCTAGTTGGTGTTGCTGTGTGTACTGTAACTGATGTTAGTGTGAACTCTCAAGGGTTGATAGCTGCAATAATAGCAGTCTGGAGCACTGCACTACAACAGCAT TATGTTCATCATCTTCAACGGAAGTACTCGCTTGGCTCATTCCACCTCTTGGGTCATACTGCTCCTGCTCAGGCAGCGTCGTTGTTAATATTTGGTCCTTTTGTGGATTTATGGTTGACTGACAAAAGAGTTGATACTTTTGGTTATACCATGGTAGTTACG TTCTTCATTGTATTGTCATGCATAATTGCTGTTGGTACCAATCTAAGCCAGTTCATATGCATCGGACGATTCACAGCTGTCTCGTTTCAAGTTCTAGGCCACATGAAGACTATTCTTGTGCTGACCCTGGGTTTTTTCCTCTTCGGAAAAGAGGGCCTTAATTTCCATGTCGCACTCGGCATGACCATAGCTATTATCGGCATGATTTGGTACGGGATTGCGTCGTCCAAACCAGGAGGCAAAGAGCGGCAGGTTTACATACCAATCAGCGAGAAAACACAGAAGCACGGCATACTGTCATCGCAGTCTGAGCTTGATCTGAAGGTCTGA